One Bacillota bacterium genomic window, GACTTCACCGCAAACCTCGCCACTTCCGGCAAAAACTTCTCCCAAAAGATGAAATCCGTCTTCGAGAACCAAGATCGCATTCAATATACTGTAAATTTCTCCCGTGATTTTAAGCAGGTTTGTCGATCCATAGATCATTATAGCGGAAGATCTTCCGAAAAACAAAGAACACATTCCACCTCTCATCCGGAGAAAATCAATGAGTTTGACAGATTCAACACGGCCAACTGACTTTATTGAGGTTTTCCTGCTCTCTCCCGGACTGCCACGGAAACGAACTGAACAGTAAAGGCCTCTGCCCCTGGCCGGATGGCAGGCCGGGCCGCCGATACAGTATCCCGGAGGTGCTCTTGTGAAAAAATAATGGGAGAGGCAGCAAATTGCGGGGGGTTCCGATCAGCTCCGTTTTCCTATTTTTACTTTGAAGATGGGGCTGTATATAATATAATTGAACAACCCGTCCAGTACGGTATTTTCAATGATGAAGGGAGTACCTCGATGAAGATTGCACTGGCCCAGATGAATCCGACGGTCGGGGATCTGACGGGCAACGTTTTGAAGATAACGAAGATGATCGCGGAGGCCCGCAATGGCGGCGCAGATCTCGTCATCTTTCCCGAGATGGCCGTGGTCGGCTACCCCCCCCATGACCTCATTCTCTACCGTCAATTCGTCTCCCGGGCCGGGGAAATGATCAGAAACGCGATTTTACCGCATGCTGACGGGATTGACCTGCTGCTCGGCACCCCCTGGGGTGATCCTGGCGGGGCCGGCCTTTTCAACAGTGCGCTTCTCCTGCGGGAGGGCCGTATCGCCACCGTTCATCATCAGAGCGCCCAGGCCGACGATAACGTTTTCGCTGCGGAACATTGCATGGCCCGGGCGGATACTCTCTGTCTTGCCGAATTTCAGGGTCGAAAGATGGCCGTAGCCGTGGGCGGGGATGTCGGCCGTGTCTGGCGGCCGGGCGTGGCTGAACAACATATCACAGGGAGCCATATGGCAAAGGTCCTTGAACAGGGAGCCGACTTGCTAGTAAATATCGCTTCTTCTCCCTACTTTCCGGGGGTTTCCGCTTCCCGGGATGGACTGATTTCCGCTCTGGCACGGAAGTACAATACGGGTGTTATCTGGGTCAATCAAGTTGGAGGCAACGATGAACTTGTCTTTGATGGCCGTAGCATGGCCTGTACACCCGGGGGGAAGATTGTTTTCCGGGCGCCCCCTTTCGAGGAAGGAGTTTTTATCTTCGATTGCAGCACCACGACGGATGGCCCGGGGGTACCCGGATCACCGGAGGATATTGGCGAAATCTATGCCGCCCTCGGACTGGGGCTGGGGGACTATCTGGCCAAGGGCGGTTTTGAAAAGGTGGTGTTGGGGCTCAGCGGGGGGATAGACTCGGCCGTGGTCGCTGCACTGGCGGCGGATACCCTGGGGCCGGAGAAAGTCCTTGGTGTAATGATGCCTTCCCGCTATTCCTCGGAACACAGCATCGAGGATTCGGAGACACTCGGCCGCAATCTTGGTATCCAGACCCGTCTCATATCTATAGAAAGCGTGTTCAGCAT contains:
- a CDS encoding NAD+ synthase, which codes for MKIALAQMNPTVGDLTGNVLKITKMIAEARNGGADLVIFPEMAVVGYPPHDLILYRQFVSRAGEMIRNAILPHADGIDLLLGTPWGDPGGAGLFNSALLLREGRIATVHHQSAQADDNVFAAEHCMARADTLCLAEFQGRKMAVAVGGDVGRVWRPGVAEQHITGSHMAKVLEQGADLLVNIASSPYFPGVSASRDGLISALARKYNTGVIWVNQVGGNDELVFDGRSMACTPGGKIVFRAPPFEEGVFIFDCSTTTDGPGVPGSPEDIGEIYAALGLGLGDYLAKGGFEKVVLGLSGGIDSAVVAALAADTLGPEKVLGVMMPSRYSSEHSIEDSETLGRNLGIQTRLISIESVFSILLELLGGDDLLMDLAEENLQARIRGIILMFISNRERYFVLPTGNKSEISVGYSTLYGDMCGGLLTLADLSKGMVYRLAGYINQQAGREVIPRSIIMKPPSAELRPGQKDRDSLPPYDVLDELVHRYVEKNSSPREIIAAGYDPATVREVAGKIDGAEFKRFQSPPCLRVINPGSCRRMPLVGKGQWF